A window of Bos taurus isolate L1 Dominette 01449 registration number 42190680 breed Hereford chromosome 19, ARS-UCD2.0, whole genome shotgun sequence contains these coding sequences:
- the DUS1L gene encoding tRNA-dihydrouridine(16/17) synthase [NAD(P)(+)]-like yields the protein MPKLEGFEFWSRTLGGARHVVAPMVDQSELAWRLLSRRHGAHLCYTPMLHAQVFVRDANYRKENLYCDVCPEDRPLIVQFCANDPEVFVQAALLAQDYCDAIDLNLGCPQMIAKRGHYGAFLQEEWDLLQRMILLAHEKLSVPVTCKIRVFPEIDKTVRYAQMLEKAGCQLLTVHGRTKEQKGPLSGTASWEHIKAVRKAVTIPVFANGNIQCLRDVERCIQDTGVQGVMSAEGNLHNPALFEGRSPAVWELAEEYLDIVRQHPCPLSYVRAHLFKLWHHTLQVHQQLREELAKVKTLEGIAAVSQELKLRCQEDISRQKEGEKPSGGLPFFHWICQPYFRPGPKEGSKENGGARSKRALEEEEGTTDVLSKNKQKKKLRNPHKTFDPLLKPKYAKCDQCGNPKGNRCVFNLCRGCCKKRAFKETADCPGHGLLFKTKLERSLVWKGAQPRLQEPQQAGPGEPGGFPEVVGSALA from the exons ATGCCAAAGCTGGAAGGCTTCGAGTTCTGGAGCCGCACCCTGGGGGGGGCCCGCCACGTGGTGGCCCCCATGGTGGACCAAAGCGAGCTGGCCTGGAGGCTGCTGAGCCGCCGACACGGGGCCCATCTGTGCTACACACCCATGCTGCATGCCCAGGTTTTTGTCCGCGATGCCAACTACCGCAAGGAGAACCTGTACTGCGATGTGTGCCCCGAGGACCGGCCTCTCATTGTTCAG TTCTGTGCCAATGACCCAGAGGTGTTTGTCCAGGCAGCTCTCTTGGCTCAGGACTACTGTGATGCCATTGACCTGAATTTGGGCTGCCCACAGATGATCGCCAAACGAG GTCACTATGGCGCCTTCCTGCAGGAGGAGTGGGACCTGCTCCAGAGAATGA TTCTGCTAGCCCACGAAAAGCTTTCTGTTCCTGTCACCTGCAAGATCCGCGTCTTCCCAGAGATTGACAAGACCGTGAGATATGCCCAGATGCTGGAAAAGGCTGGCTGCCAG TTGCTGACTGTCCACGGGCGCACCAAGGAGCAGAAGGGGCCCCTGTCAGGCACCGCGTCCtgggagcacatcaaggctgtgcG GAAGGCGGTGACTATACCTGTGTTCGCCAACGGGAACATCCAGTGCCTGCGGGACGTGGAACGCTGCATCCAGGACACGGGGGTGCAGGGGGTCATGAGTGCAG AGGGAAACCTGCACAACCCTGCCCTGTTCGAGGGCCGCAGCCCTGCTGTGTGGGAGCTGGCCGAGGAGTACCTGGACATTGTGCGGCAGCACCCCTGCCCCCTCTCGTACGTCCGGGCCCATCTCTTTAAGCTGTGGCACCACAC GCTGCAGGTGCATCAGCAGCTTCGAGAGGAGCTCGCCAAAGTGAAGACCCTGGAGGGCATTGCTGCAGTGAGCCAGGAGCTAAAACTGCGGTGTCAG GAGGATATATCCAggcagaaggagggagagaagccTTCAGGAGGCTTGCCTTTCTTTCACTGGATCTGCCAGCCCTACTTCCGGCCAGG GCCCAAGGAGGGGAGCAAGGAGAATGGGGGTGCCCGCAGCAAgcgggccctggaggaggaggagggcaccACGGATGTCTTATCCAAGAACAAGCAGAAGAAGAAGCTAAGGAACCCCCACAAGACCTTTGACCCCTTGCTGAAGC CAAAATACGCAAAGTGTGATCAGTGTGGAAACCCAAAG GGCAACAGGTGTGTGTTTAACCTATGCCGGGGCTGCTGCAAGAAGCGAGCTTTCAAAGAGACCGCTGACTGCCCAG GTCACGGACTGCTTTTTAAAACCAAATTGGAGAGGTCTCTGGTCTGGAAGGGTGCCCAGCCGCGGCTGCAGGAACCACAGCAGGCCGGGCCTGGAGAACCAGGTGGCTTCCCTGAGGTTGTGGGCAGTGCCCTGGCCTAA